TTTGTGCGGGCCGGCAGCCCCAAGCGCTTCGTCACCGTGCGCGGCGCCGACCATCAGTTCTCCGAACACCGCGAGAAGCTGATTCAAAGTGTGGTATCCTTTTTGACGGAGACGATCAAATCATGAGCTATTTTCCACCGGATTTTTTATGGGGCGTGTCCACGTCCGCCTATCAGATTGAGGGCAACAACGTTCATTCCGATCTCTGGGCATGGGAAAAAAAGAGGAAGTGGGAGCCCTCGGGCGCCTGCGCGAATTCCTGGGAGCTTTTTGACGAGGACCTGGCTTGCCTTAAGGAATTGGGAGTCAACACCTATCGTTTTTCGGTTGAGTGGGGCCGCGTTTTTCCCGAGCCCGATCGGATTGATCACGAGGTGTTGGGCCGCTACCTGCGCCAAGCCGAACTCTTGAACAAAAGCGGCATTTTGCCCATGGTCTGCCTGCATCATTTCACGAATCCCGCGTGGCTGTTGAAGTTATGCCCATTGGGTTGGGCTGATGAGCGCGCGATCGAACATTTCCTTCGTTTCGCCGACGTGGCGGTGGAGGCCTTGGGCCCGCAGGTCAAGTGGTGGATGATTTTTAATGAGCCCAACGTTTACGTGCTTCAATCGTTGGGCACAGGGCATTTTCCGCCCGGCCGCCGCGCGATTGCAACGCCGGTTACGGGTTTGCTATCGAGCGCCATGAAAAACGTGGTGATCGCCCATCGCAAGGCCTATGCCCGCATCAAGAGCCGCCGTCCCGATTTTCAAATCGGCATCGCGCATAATGTCAACGCCATCCATCCTTACCGCGACAAGCCGAGCCATCGCCGGGCCGCGGAGCGTTGGGACCATTTTTTTCATTGGAGCATGCTTGATGCCATGGTTTCGGGCCGTTTCTCTTCCTGGGACGGCGTTCAGGAAGCGCTGCCCGGTGAACACCGGGACACTTTGGATTTCGTCGGCATCAATTATTACACGCGGGTTTACGTGCGGCCGTTTCCCTTGGTGATGCCTCCATTGAATTTGATTCCTCTCTATTCCGAAATGGAGTTTATCACCGGCCGTTTCCTCGGCTCGTTGATCGGCACGCGCCAGGGTGACAGGCCC
This DNA window, taken from Elusimicrobiota bacterium, encodes the following:
- a CDS encoding glycoside hydrolase family 1 protein, with the protein product MSYFPPDFLWGVSTSAYQIEGNNVHSDLWAWEKKRKWEPSGACANSWELFDEDLACLKELGVNTYRFSVEWGRVFPEPDRIDHEVLGRYLRQAELLNKSGILPMVCLHHFTNPAWLLKLCPLGWADERAIEHFLRFADVAVEALGPQVKWWMIFNEPNVYVLQSLGTGHFPPGRRAIATPVTGLLSSAMKNVVIAHRKAYARIKSRRPDFQIGIAHNVNAIHPYRDKPSHRRAAERWDHFFHWSMLDAMVSGRFSSWDGVQEALPGEHRDTLDFVGINYYTRVYVRPFPLVMPPLNLIPLYSEMEFITGRFLGSLIGTRQGDRPREDMGHEVYPEGLREVAVKAWRRYSKPILITENGMATTSNEPLRSEYLSGHVRALDESVRQGVRALGYLHWSLLDNYEWSTYRMRFGLYSVDRADGFKRAPKPAAGVYRKIIEAHRLSQAGAARP